The following are encoded together in the Scyliorhinus torazame isolate Kashiwa2021f chromosome 6, sScyTor2.1, whole genome shotgun sequence genome:
- the LOC140424719 gene encoding pyrroline-5-carboxylate reductase 3-like isoform X2 produces MEGEGGVGFIGGGKMAFGIAVGILESGNVKPEKIMASAPSNNNVYKFKEAGMKTTHCNSSVLENCKVVFLSVKPHILTQVLSDISPFVTPAHLIVSVAAGVTVETLEKFLPAGTKVLRMMPNLPCTVQQGSMVFCRGSNAGTQEAAFLKSLLAACGLCEETPESYIDIHTGISGSGVAYVYLFAEALAEGGVKMGMPYDLSKKLVAHTLLGAAKMILETGEHPGKLKNDVCTPGGTTIHGLYELEKGNLRCTVMNAVEAATKRARELGKD; encoded by the exons atggagggagagggaggcgtgGGCTTTATCGGCGGAGGGAAAATGGCTTTCGGAATTGCCGTGGGCATCTTGGAGTCCG GAAATGTGAAACCTGAAAAAATAATGGCTTCGGCTCCATCAAACAACAATGTTTACAAATTCAAG GAAGCTGGGATGAAGACGACGCACTGCAATAGCTCGGTGCTGGAGAACTGCAAGGTCGTCTTCCTCAGCGTCAAGCCTCACATCCTGACTCAAGTCCTGAGTGACATTTCTCCCTTTGTCACACCAGCACACCTCATCGTCTCTGTGGCAGCTGGGGTTACCGTAGAAACACTTGAAAAA TTCCTGCCTGCTGGGACCAAGGTGTTGCGAATGATGCCAAACCTCCCGTGCACGGTGCAGCAAGGTTCAATGGTGTTCTGCCGTGGAAGCAACGCTGGCACTCAGGAAGCCGCTTTCCTCAAAAGCCTTCTAGCTGCCTGTGGACTGTGTGAAGAAACTCCGGAATCTTACATCGACATCCACACTGGGATCAGTGGGAGCGGAGTGGCATAT GTTTATCTGTTTGCTGAAGCTCTGGCAGAGGGAGGTGTCAAAATGGGAATGCCATATGACTTGTCAAAGAAACTTGTAGCACACACGCTGCTG GGAGCTGCGAAAATGATCTTGGAGACAGGGGAACACCCAGGAAAACTGAAGAATGATGTCTGCACACCAGGAGGGACAACCATCCACGGCCTGTATGAGCTGGAGAAGGGAAACCTGCGCTGCACTGTAATGAATGCTGTCGAAGCTGCAACAAAGCGGGCCCGCGAGCTGGGGAAAGACTAA
- the LOC140424719 gene encoding pyrroline-5-carboxylate reductase 3-like isoform X4, whose protein sequence is MASAPSNNNVYKFKEAGMKTTHCNSSVLENCKVVFLSVKPHILTQVLSDISPFVTPAHLIVSVAAGVTVETLEKFLPAGTKVLRMMPNLPCTVQQGSMVFCRGSNAGTQEAAFLKSLLAACGLCEETPESYIDIHTGISGSGVAYVYLFAEALAEGGVKMGMPYDLSKKLVAHTLLGAAKMILETGEHPGKLKNDVCTPGGTTIHGLYELEKGNLRCTVMNAVEAATKRARELGKD, encoded by the exons ATGGCTTCGGCTCCATCAAACAACAATGTTTACAAATTCAAG GAAGCTGGGATGAAGACGACGCACTGCAATAGCTCGGTGCTGGAGAACTGCAAGGTCGTCTTCCTCAGCGTCAAGCCTCACATCCTGACTCAAGTCCTGAGTGACATTTCTCCCTTTGTCACACCAGCACACCTCATCGTCTCTGTGGCAGCTGGGGTTACCGTAGAAACACTTGAAAAA TTCCTGCCTGCTGGGACCAAGGTGTTGCGAATGATGCCAAACCTCCCGTGCACGGTGCAGCAAGGTTCAATGGTGTTCTGCCGTGGAAGCAACGCTGGCACTCAGGAAGCCGCTTTCCTCAAAAGCCTTCTAGCTGCCTGTGGACTGTGTGAAGAAACTCCGGAATCTTACATCGACATCCACACTGGGATCAGTGGGAGCGGAGTGGCATAT GTTTATCTGTTTGCTGAAGCTCTGGCAGAGGGAGGTGTCAAAATGGGAATGCCATATGACTTGTCAAAGAAACTTGTAGCACACACGCTGCTG GGAGCTGCGAAAATGATCTTGGAGACAGGGGAACACCCAGGAAAACTGAAGAATGATGTCTGCACACCAGGAGGGACAACCATCCACGGCCTGTATGAGCTGGAGAAGGGAAACCTGCGCTGCACTGTAATGAATGCTGTCGAAGCTGCAACAAAGCGGGCCCGCGAGCTGGGGAAAGACTAA
- the LOC140424719 gene encoding pyrroline-5-carboxylate reductase 3-like isoform X3 gives MEGEGGVGFIGGGKMAFGIAVGILESGNVKPEKIMASAPSNNNVYKFKEAGMKTTHCNSSVLENCKVVFLSVKPHILTQVLSDISPFVTPAHLIVSVAAGVTVETLEKFLPAGTKVLRMMPNLPCTVQQGSMVFCRGSNAGTQEAAFLKSLLAACGLCEETPESYIDIHTGISGSGVAYGAAKMILETGEHPGKLKNDVCTPGGTTIHGLYELEKGNLRCTVMNAVEAATKRARELGKD, from the exons atggagggagagggaggcgtgGGCTTTATCGGCGGAGGGAAAATGGCTTTCGGAATTGCCGTGGGCATCTTGGAGTCCG GAAATGTGAAACCTGAAAAAATAATGGCTTCGGCTCCATCAAACAACAATGTTTACAAATTCAAG GAAGCTGGGATGAAGACGACGCACTGCAATAGCTCGGTGCTGGAGAACTGCAAGGTCGTCTTCCTCAGCGTCAAGCCTCACATCCTGACTCAAGTCCTGAGTGACATTTCTCCCTTTGTCACACCAGCACACCTCATCGTCTCTGTGGCAGCTGGGGTTACCGTAGAAACACTTGAAAAA TTCCTGCCTGCTGGGACCAAGGTGTTGCGAATGATGCCAAACCTCCCGTGCACGGTGCAGCAAGGTTCAATGGTGTTCTGCCGTGGAAGCAACGCTGGCACTCAGGAAGCCGCTTTCCTCAAAAGCCTTCTAGCTGCCTGTGGACTGTGTGAAGAAACTCCGGAATCTTACATCGACATCCACACTGGGATCAGTGGGAGCGGAGTGGCATAT GGAGCTGCGAAAATGATCTTGGAGACAGGGGAACACCCAGGAAAACTGAAGAATGATGTCTGCACACCAGGAGGGACAACCATCCACGGCCTGTATGAGCTGGAGAAGGGAAACCTGCGCTGCACTGTAATGAATGCTGTCGAAGCTGCAACAAAGCGGGCCCGCGAGCTGGGGAAAGACTAA